NNNNNNNNNNNNNNNNNNNNNNNNNNNNNNNNNNNNNNNNNNNNNNNNNNNNNNNNNNNNNNNNNNNNNNNNNNNNNNNNNNNNNNNNNNNNNNNNNNNNNNNNNNNNNNNNNNNNNNNNNNNNNNNNNNNNNNNNNNNNNNNNNNNNNNNNNNNNNNNNNNNNNNNNNNNNNNNNNNNNNNNNNNNNNNNNNNNNNNNNNNNNNNNNNNNNNNNNNNNNNNNNNNNNNNNNNNNNNNNNNNNNNNNNNNNNNNNNNNNNNNNNNNNNNNNNNNNNNNNNNNNNNNNNNNNNNNNNNNNNNNNNNNNNNNNNNNNNNNNNNNNNNNNNNNNNNNNNNNNNNNNNNNNNNNNNNNNNNNNNNNNNNNNNNNNNNNNNNNNNNNNNNNNNNNNNNNNNNNNNNNNNNNNNNNNNNNNNNNNNNNNNNNNNNNNNNNNNNNNNNNNNNNNNNNNNNNNNNNNNNNNNNNNNNNNNNNNNNNNNNNNNNNNNNNNNNNNNNNNNNNNNNNNNNNNNNNNNNNNNNNNNNNNNNNNNNNNNNNNNNNNNNNNNNNNNNNNNNNNNNNNNNNNNNNNNNNNNNNNNNNNNNNNNNNNNNNNNNNNNNNNNNNNNNNNNNNNNNNNNNNNNNNNNNNNNNNNNNNNNNNNNNNNNNNNNNNNNNNNNNNNNNNNNNNNNNNNNNNNNNNNNNNNNNNNNNNNNNNNNNNNNNNNNNNNNNNNNNNNNNNNNNNNNNNNNNNNNNNNNNNNNNNNNNNNNNNNNNNNNNNNNNNNNNNNNNNNNNNNNNNNNNNNNNNNNNNNNNNNNNNNNNNNNNNNNNNNNNNNNNNNNNNNNNNNNNNNNNNNNNNNNNNNNNNNNNNNNNNNNNNNNNNNNNNNNNNNNNNNNNNNNNNNNNNNNNNNNNNNNNNNNNNNNNNNNNNNNNNNNNNNNNNNNNNNNNNNNNNNNNNNNNNNNNNNNNNNNNNNNNNNNNNNNNNNNNNNNNNNNNNNNNNNNNNNNNNNNNNNNNNNNNNNNNNNNNNNNNNNNNNNNNNNNNNNNNNNNNNNNNNNNNNNNNNNNNNNNNNNNNNNNNNNNNNNNNNNNNNNNNNNNNNNNNNNNNNNNNNNNNNNNNNNNNNNNNNNNNNNNNNNNNNNNNNNNNNNNNNNNNNNNNNNNNNNNNNNNNNNNNNNNNNNNNNNNNNNNNNNNNNNNNNNNNNNNNNNNNNNNNNNNNNNNNNNNNNCACcgctcccttttttctctaatcctctctcactttttatctcttccccttNNNNNNNNNNNNNNNNNNNNNNNNNNNNNNNNTTTCNNNNNNNNNNNNNNNNNNNNNNNNNNNNNNNNNNNNNNNNNNNNNNNNNNNNNNNNNNNNNNNNNNNNNNNNNNNNNNNNNNNNNNNNNNNNNNNNNNNNNNNNNNNNNNNNNNNNNNNNNNNNNNNNNNNNNNNNNNNNNNNNNNNNNNNNNNNNNNNATTATCCATCTGTGTATTAACGTATCTTCTTGCAATAATCCTTATTCATGGCCAGGGACCCCGGAAGCTGGACAGGCCTCGCGTTTTATCGGATTTGCAGAAGGATCATCATGTTGACGTTTACCTCAAGACGTGCAACAGAAGTTGTTTTTGATGGAATATCACCNNNNNNNNNNNNNNNNNNNNNNNNNNNNNNNNNNNNNNNNNNNNNNNNNNNNNNNNNNNNNNNNNNNNNNNNNNNNNNNNNNNNNNNNNNNNNCAACATATCCATACATTGAgagaaaacgcacacaaacagaaNNNNNNNNNNNNNNNNNNNNNNNNNNNNNNNNNNNNNNNNNNNNNNNNNNNNNNNNNNNNNNNNNNNNNNNNNNNNNNNNNNNNNNCAAAGTATTATGCACATGAACAAATAAATGCGtatcaaatatgaatatatgaagaaaatactcaacagattgataaataaaggaatgaataaCATTTATCGTCTTAAACAAGTTCCCATAACTTTTCATCGTTTATAGCCTCACGCTTTCCGTTGCTTGGCGCCCATTTATTAGACACTCGCTTCACTAAGATATCatggaaagaaaatagagagagagagaaaaaaaaaaaaaaNNNNNNNNNNNNNNNNNNNNNNNNNNNNNNNNNNNNNNNNNNNNNNNNNNNNNNNNNNNNNNNNNNNNNNNNNNNNNNNNNNNNNNNNNNNNNNNNNNNNNNNCTCGTGATCCTTATATTATCAAAACATATACAAACCCGTAatagacaaattatatataaagaaatagaggGTTATGATTTCAGTATGCATATAAACTCGGagttcatgtttttattatatcttttttatacctATGCCCCCTCTATTACGTCATTGTAAACAAAGCCAAACGTGTCGTGCCGTTCGGGTCAAACGTTTGTCGCAGGAAGAACGTTTGTTTGCTCCTGATTTTGCATTCTGTTGGGCGTGACATTGCTAAGAAGTAGATGTTATGGATTCCGATGAGGATTTGGCAAGAAAACTGCAAGCTCAGGTATTTATTTAAGGCTTGCTTGCGGGAAAATGAGAGGTTGTTTATAGGGATCACGAATTGTACGTTGCACATCGGGTTCGTGAGTCTTCGTGGAATATTTGTTACTTGTTTTTAATATTCACAGGAGCTACTGTTTATATTTGACTGATACATCATGATGTGAGAAAGAAATGTACGGTAGATGATGACCATccaatgaaatattttataataaattccaTCTCGTTTAAAGCGAAACTGAAATGTAGTTAAAAGTCGATGttcttatttaataatttttgatgCATATATTTCATTCATGTAAGTATAAGCAGTTGTGCTGGATATTTTCGCAATAAATCCTAATTAAGCCCctcaggaaaagagaaaggagagaaaaataaaacttccATCTTGGGAAGAAAACGCACAAGAAAATGGTATTTCTTAAATTCAGATTTTGAAAAATGATACAGCTTTTAAAAGACTCTCGTTTAAGTAAAGTAAAATGGCTATTCCTATCTGGTCTAATAATTTACATCACTAAGACAAAGACCTGCATTGGTATTATTTAgtgctttaaatttttagtaatatGCTTGAGAAAAGTAGTTCCACCGGGCtaacaaaatttcaaaatccTAGGTTGGTCTTCAGGCAGGCAATCCAAATATTAGTCTAGTGTGGATTTATTTTTCTCCAATGGaagccaaaagagagagagaaaaaaaataaaggtgatcTACAGGGTATTGTTAGACTTTGCTCACAGGGCATAAGGCTAGCAATTTTGCAAGCCCTTGCTCTGGTAAAGGCTAGCAAACCTCCATCATATGAATTAGGGTGAGATATAGCTTGGATTGGTTCATTATTTGGCATGAGATTTAAATACTCTATTTTACCAAAATACCTACAGTAAAGGTTTATTTGTCTTTGATCTGCACCAACATGTGCAGGGACCACAATGATTTCTGTATTGGAGCCATAAGTTTCATCCAAACATATACTTAGTAATTACCAATACCAACTTCTTATCAATATTTAGAccagtgatctctctctctctctcaatatttagACCAGCAANNNNNNNNNNNNNNNNNNNNNNNNNNNNNNNNNNNNNNNNNNNNNNNNNNNNNNNNNNNNNNNNNNNNNNNNNNNNNNNNNNNNNNNNNNNNNNNNNNAATCTTTATGGGAATATCAACAAGATCGAAGATCAACAAGTCTAATGTGAGTAGTGAAATcagcttactttttttttcccccatttttttcagtttgatgAAGAGGAAAGATTAGCAAGGGAGCAAGAAAATGAAGATGCCATCTTTGCCCAGACCTTAGCATCACAGTCACATGATATGTCTGAGAGTGATGAGGATGTGGTGGAAGTGAACAGGAATGAGGAAGTGCCAGTGCGTGAATTAGTTGATTTAGACAGTGATGTTGAAGATGCTGAAAAGGAAGAAGGGTCTTCCTTGCAGATGATAGGTAAgtgtacacagataaatagatagctaaataaatgtgtatatgattatttttctaccTAATGAAAGCCTTGTTTTTGAATTTGTTGTACAATTAGAATGTCAGATGTagaaataaccatatatatatcttttaggaATTATAAACTGACATTGTCATTTGTGAATAGAAAGATAATTTTGTACATTGACATTGTTATTTATGAATAGATAGATCATTTTAtacattgacattatcatttatagatagatagatcataaagTTTAGTGTGTATACTAGGCATATTAACATATTGATAAAGATGAATTAGAGATCAAAGCCATTATGAAGCAATAACAGCAGTCTTGTATTGAGTAgttgataatgtttttttgttgttgagaaTTGCAGATTCATGTCTCTTTGTATTCTCTTTGGTCCTTTTAACATGTATTCAGCTGGAGTTGTTTCTAGtaactttttaaaatatgtttcccCTGCCAGTGGTATAGAGTATACATTTCTGAAACATTTGGATCTGTGTTCTCATAGGTTCAACATCCAAGACCGTTCCTCAGCACACCATATCAGACGATGAAACAGACATTGAGGATATTGAAACTGAATCTAATTCTAAAGCTACAGAGAAGCTACAATATTCTCCGAGTAAAGGTATGAAATAGTAGACCGTTTGATTGCAATGACAAtattttcatattgatattatagttTCAGTTTTTGTATGTGGGCATGATAAAGATTTCATCATTCAGGTAATGTATTTCTTTCtacaaataatcataacatattcacacttttttttccccaatttgatCTGGGAGTGttgaaattttatctattttgtgaGTTGCTCTTTTGGTGTCATACAGGGTTTACCACTTACTATTTTGTCATATGTTTATTTCACAAAACTTAACTTAAATTTTCCCTTCCTTATCATTGGCTACACCTGTTTTAATTTTCTGTTCTATGCAGTTTTtaagtaattgttatcatttcatttttatagaGTATGTGAATATTTGGAAGAAGCCATACAATTAGTTATTAAGATTTTATTGTACAGAGTCTTCGCCAAAGAAAACACCAGTTCCTGAGCACGCCTTATCAGATGATGAAACGGATATAGAAGACTTAGAACTACCATCTGAAGTGCCGAAGAAGATAAACAAAGCGGAAAACGACCAGGCAGATTCAGGTTCAACAgttacagagaaacaaacaagtagtaaaaatatctttttataagagGACtagaatatgtgtaatatattNNNNNNNNNNNNNNNNNNNNNNNNNNNNNNNNNNNNNNNNNNNNNNNNNNNNNNNNNNNNNNNNNNNNNNNNNNNNNNNNTAAATGTTACAAGTCATGCTAAAATTCAcctagaaagagagtgagtgagttagttcAGATTCAATTCAATTTTAGAATCTATATGGTGTTACAAAAGagataaaattattctttttcttactcttactGTGATATTTGTGTTTGACATTAATGAACACTGTAGGGCAAAACTGATNNNNNNNNNNNNNNNNNNNNNNNNNNNNNNNNNNNNNNNNNNNNNNNNNNNNNNNNNNNNNNNNNNNNNNNNNNNNNNNNNACCACTAACATCCTCTGTACTTTGTTTATGTAATCTTACTTTTCCTAGGCTCTATGTATGTAAAATTCAGGTTTTaagattcccccctcccctcccagatTCTCTAACAAAGATGAGGTCGGGGCATCACATttctgatgatgatactgatacggAGGAATTAGCTGTGCAGGCTGAAGTGGCCCAACCCcctaagacagagaaagagaatgagaagaaattgTCAGTGTCAGGCAGCCAGTCGACTCCCTTGAGGAAAGGTAAAACAGTTTTCTAGCTGATATGAGCTCATAGTGTAAAAGTTTGCCATTGGAAGTAAAAAAGAATATTTGCAGTATTTAGATGCTATATATTTGGAGTGCATTAAATGTCGTACAACATCCATAAGTAAAATATGAACAGGGGAATGTAGggaaatagatactaatatatcCTAGATACTTTTATATGAGATAGTTAGAAATATAGACTTCTACCTTATGCTACTGCAGATGGTTCCATGGAACAGGCAAATTCTTCAAAGAAAAGACCTGTATGCAAATTTGGTGCTGATTGTTACCGTAAGAATCCATGGCACTTGGAGGAGTTTTACCACCCACACTTAGAGGACAAGGATGGTGCTGGCGCTAAGAGGAAGTCAGGTATGGGAAAGCAAAACAGAGTGTCGGTAAAAGGAATCTTTTGAGgtgaaaagagaatgggagacaGAGCTCAGAAATCATGCTATTAATGAAGTAGAATACTTCTGTGGGTATATCTGCTACAATGAAGTAATTGATATTTGTGTACCTCATTGATTTATGCTTTcagttggttaaaaaaaaaaaaaattacagttctCATATATTCCTCTACCCTTTTTGACAGAATCATCAAACAGCATATCAGAGCCGGCAGAAAAACGTAGAAGGGAATCAGATTCAGGGAGCTCTGCAAGGAAGGGTTCATTTTCTAACAAAAAGTGAGTGATGGGTTTTTCCTCTCTGCAATATGCCCCTTGCATTTTTCTCAAGTAATTGCCATTTGAGTTATATCATGCACTCACATTTACAGAAGACCTGAAGTACCAAAATGAGAGACATTTTCTGTGAAGTTCAGGGGGTTTTGTTCACTAAAACTTTGGGTATGATAGACTACCTGGTACACTTTCTTAAAGGAGGGAACCACATTATAACCCACGAGATGATGGTGCCTGGCTGTGTGCCTGATAGAATATAAAGTTTTGTAGTTGCAAAAGACGATTTTGCAGTATTACAAAGAGCATCAGTGTAATAAATCCAAAAAAGGTGACTAATGATTAGGGAAAGCAAAATACAAAGGAAGGTTAGTAACCGTGTGTCCTTTGGCAGCATGCCCTTCCCAGCACGCCTTGCAGCCAGCAGCCCTTTCAACTTCTTCGTGAACAAGAGTTACAGTATAAAGGAGACTCACGAAGACCCACTGAGCCTTGTCTTTCCCGACCTCCTCAATCCGAAGCTGGGTGAAATCGTTGAATCTGTACAGGTGGGTGTTAAGGTGTATAGCTAGGTGTGGACCATTAACCCATTGGCCACAGCTGCACACACTGTATACTCTAgtactgattttctttttcacttacacatagatggcttcatAAGAACTCTGTCACCAAATAGGCAGTCTGGNNNNNNNNNNNNNNNNNNNNNNNNNNNNNNNNNNNNNNNNNNNNNNNNNNNNNNNNNNNNNNNNNNNNNNNNNNNNNNNNNNNNNNNNNNNNNNNNNNNNNNNNNNNNNNNNNNNNNNNNNNNNNNTNNNNNNNNNNNNNNNNNNNNNNNNNNNNNNNNNNNNNNNNNNNNNNNNNNNNNNNNNNNNNNNNNNNNNNNNNNNNNNNNNNNNNNNNNNNNNNNNNNNNNNNNNNNNgtgacagtatgtatgtatgccctcCTGGTGTCAATGAGTTAAAGAGAAAGCCTTTCTCACTAAGGAAAAGTTAGTGCTGATGCTTggtaaaaagaaattattataattatttttctcctcttttttattcgatatgaaaaatccagaaaaagaagaaacttcTTGAACTCAAGTACTTGAAATATAGATGACTTGTAGGTGCCACATGTTATCATTTGTTTTGGCATCATGAAAGTAATATTATGGTGTATATCTTATGAACTACTGATATAAGATTCCCAAGtagtaaaagggaaaacaatcTTGTATTTTCAGCTTAATTTCATGGTGGACTTGGAATTCCTGATGACCAATTATAAGGCTGGGAAAATAGAGAGCAAACCTCTGCTTGTGATGTATGGCCAGATGGAGGGCAACCCCAGGGACTACCCAGCTGTAACATGCACAAAGGTTAGTCTACTGTGGTTACTTTGCTAGTGTCTGCCTAGATTGGAAGTAACATGCAGATTCATTTGGCCTGCTTTTGTGCCTGTTTAAGAACATTAACAGTAGACTTTTCCACTGGTGTCACCTCTGTAATGAGCGAAGGCAGGCTGGGGGCTCGTGTTAGCCGTCATGGTTGTCCTTCTTACCACggcaatatcagtgataatggaTCCTGTTGAGATGAGTAGTTGCCGTGAGCCATCTGCTATAATGTGGTATGCATTTGAGTGATTGCTCACTGATCGTTCACTGGGTCTGACACTCATTGGTGATCTTCACATCTTTAGGTATATTTTATTGAGGCGATGGATACACCATGTGGTTGAGTGATGAATTGTTTAGTTTGTGGATGTGTTATTCAAGTGGCAGATGTATTATTCAGTTCAGTTGTCTGTTAATGAGTTAAGTATTATGAGGTTGACTAATTATATGCAAGCTTGCTGTTAAAGGGAGACATTTAATGGattgtgattgttattttattacctgtttgtttattcatttatatactgaAATGTCAGTCAGTCATCTTAGGATTTGTATTGATATTAGCAAGATCAGATATTAAATGTCAGTGTAGAGTGCATAAAAAAGCTCACATCTTATTGATTTCTTTATCAGGTGAGTAACATGTCAGTATTTGAAAATCTTTTGCCCTTCTCTTTGTGTTTCCCTCTTGGTGTGTGNNNNNNNNNNNNNNNNNNNNNNNNNNNNNNNNNNNNNNNNNNNNNNNNNNNNNNNNNNNNNNNNNNNNNNNNNNNNNNNNNNNNNNNNNNNNNNNNNNNNNNNNNNNNNNNNNNNNNNNNNNNNNNNNNNNNNNNNNNNNNNNNNNNNNNNNNNNNNNNNNNNNNNNNNNNNNNNNNNNNNNNNCTTTNNNNNNNNNNNNNNNNNNNNNNNNTAATCTATTTTCTACGACACAAGGTCCATAAGTAACAGTCAGGTGATCATCCTATGTTCTCCTCCACTATTAATCTGATTAACCTttcattgcttattattattatNNNNNNNNNNNNNNNNNNNNNNNNNNNNNNNNNNNNNNNNNNNNNNccccccctcccccactgtaTGCTTTTATTAGAATGGTAAGCTAAGATCTACATGTATTTAGCTTTAGCATATTTTAAGACACTGATagcaataaaaccccaaaactttcTTGCAGGTAAACCTTCCTTTCCAGTatggcacacaccacaccaagatGATGATATTTGAGTACACAGACAGCTTGCGTGTAGTTGTCCACACAGCCAACCTGGTACCTAATGACTGGTACGAGAAGACTCAAGGCTACTGGATATCGCCTGCTTTTCCTTTGCTGGGTATGAGTTTGGCTGAATGTNNNNNNNNNNNNNNNNNNNNNNNNNNNNNNNNNNNNNNNNNNNNNNNNNNNNNNNNNNNNNNNNNNNNNNNNNNNNNNNNNNNNNNNNNNNNNNNAAGNNNNNNNNNNNNNNNNNNNNNNNNNNNNNNNNNNNNNNNNNNNNNNNNNNNNNNNNNNNTTACTTTCACTTTTAATGTACGGGTTGAAATACGGAAGTGACAGTGTATTTTTGGTATATGGGAAATATATGATTTTGTAATGTTTAGTGTTGGGTGTAGTTTGATCTGTATTATTGATTGCAACTTCATTTTATCACTACTTaactgtttttgtctttctttttctttacatacaGTTTTACTTGGCATTGTTCCTCTTTTATTGTTAGATAACTGGATCTACATTTCAGAGGAAGGAAAGGCAGGGCTGTTGGATGGAGAATCACCAACACGTTTCAAACGCGATTTGGTGGACTACCTCACATCATACAAAGCCCCAGATCTTACAAGGTGGTCACACATCATTAAGAAATATGACTTTACCAACTGCAAGTAAGTCATGTTAATGTTTTCAAGTTTAGAAGATTCAGATGGATTCCAAACCAACTTGTTAGTTTATATTTATGGGGATTTGAAGAAAGTATTTAGTTATGGATATCctgtatatttctttaaaatatatattatgtacagtaCATATGAAGTAACACAGACATTAATTCTGATTAAGTTCATTACTGTATAGTACAGATGAGATAACTGTATGCAATCAGTCACTGATactgaatattaatgaaataagtgTAACATACTGTATACCATGTTTCCATCATACGCATGccttaccacacaacacaaaaagctTATACAATCATTGTTCCAAAATcattccaaaaaaacaaatataatcacCAGTGCGGTGTTCGTGGGCAGCAGCCCAGGGTACCACGCGGGAGAGCACAAGGACAAGTGG
This region of Penaeus monodon isolate SGIC_2016 chromosome 27, NSTDA_Pmon_1, whole genome shotgun sequence genomic DNA includes:
- the LOC119590538 gene encoding probable tyrosyl-DNA phosphodiesterase isoform X2 translates to MDSDEDLARKLQAQFDEEERLAREQENEDAIFAQTLASQSHDMSESDEDVVEVNRNEEVPVRELVDLDSDVEDAEKEEGSSLQMIGSTSKTVPQHTISDDETDIEDIETESNSKATEKLQYSPSKESSPKKTPVPEHALSDDETDIEDLELPSEVPKKINKAENDQADSGSTVTEKQTNSLTKMRSGHHISDDDTDTEELAVQAEVAQPPKTEKENEKKLSVSGSQSTPLRKDGSMEQANSSKKRPVCKFGADCYRKNPWHLEEFYHPHLEDKDGAGAKRKSESSNSISEPAEKRRRESDSGSSARKGSFSNKNMPFPARLAASSPFNFFVNKSYSIKETHEDPLSLVFPDLLNPKLGEIVESVQLNFMVDLEFLMTNYKAGKIESKPLLVMYGQMEGNPRDYPAVTCTKVNLPFQYGTHHTKMMIFEYTDSLRVVVHTANLVPNDWYEKTQGYWISPAFPLLEEGKAGLLDGESPTRFKRDLVDYLTSYKAPDLTRWSHIIKKYDFTNCNAVFVGSSPGYHAGEHKDKWGHMKARRAIRQHGGSWTSSVPVIAQCSSIGSLGKDAKSWLSGELGMSLTGAPGVCASAPKVNVIYPSEDDVRNSSEGWMGGSCLPYNSGTHAKQTWLTECMHCWRSDRRKRTRVMPHIKTYTRLNKSQSAAQFFLLTSANISKAAWGTLQKQNTQLFIRSYEAGILLLPKFLTDTSEFPLSAKDLLLPYDIPLTPYPSGVSPWFMNTDKSQPDIFGRTYP
- the LOC119590538 gene encoding probable tyrosyl-DNA phosphodiesterase isoform X1, which translates into the protein MDSDEDLARKLQAQFDEEERLAREQENEDAIFAQTLASQSHDMSESDEDVVEVNRNEEVPVRELVDLDSDVEDAEKEEGSSLQMIGSTSKTVPQHTISDDETDIEDIETESNSKATEKLQYSPSKESSPKKTPVPEHALSDDETDIEDLELPSEVPKKINKAENDQADSGSTVTEKQTSNSLTKMRSGHHISDDDTDTEELAVQAEVAQPPKTEKENEKKLSVSGSQSTPLRKDGSMEQANSSKKRPVCKFGADCYRKNPWHLEEFYHPHLEDKDGAGAKRKSESSNSISEPAEKRRRESDSGSSARKGSFSNKNMPFPARLAASSPFNFFVNKSYSIKETHEDPLSLVFPDLLNPKLGEIVESVQLNFMVDLEFLMTNYKAGKIESKPLLVMYGQMEGNPRDYPAVTCTKVNLPFQYGTHHTKMMIFEYTDSLRVVVHTANLVPNDWYEKTQGYWISPAFPLLEEGKAGLLDGESPTRFKRDLVDYLTSYKAPDLTRWSHIIKKYDFTNCNAVFVGSSPGYHAGEHKDKWGHMKARRAIRQHGGSWTSSVPVIAQCSSIGSLGKDAKSWLSGELGMSLTGAPGVCASAPKVNVIYPSEDDVRNSSEGWMGGSCLPYNSGTHAKQTWLTECMHCWRSDRRKRTRVMPHIKTYTRLNKSQSAAQFFLLTSANISKAAWGTLQKQNTQLFIRSYEAGILLLPKFLTDTSEFPLSAKDLLLPYDIPLTPYPSGVSPWFMNTDKSQPDIFGRTYP